A genomic window from Elaeis guineensis isolate ETL-2024a chromosome 3, EG11, whole genome shotgun sequence includes:
- the LOC140856644 gene encoding uncharacterized protein, whose translation MAAKSSCPCTPTPHSIPLLLHVLPFLLLSSSLLPRSTSQSTSQEDEKRTLLKIKADWGNPSNLSSWNNSAANYCNWPGIRCADGFVTEISLGYQGLAEPIPPAVCDLKNLSYLDLSCNNLTGPFPTALYKCSNLMHLDISQNHFVGELPTDIDRLSPRLTYLCLSVNNFSGNIPASIARFPAIQSLWLDSNLFNGSFPAEMGNLRTLETLTLAYNPFAPARIPQEFGNLTRLCFLWMTKMNLFGEIPHSLGTLTELEHLDLAWNSLNGTIPGWIWKLEKLEYLYLFANKFSGEINGTIGALGLVELDVSINQLTGSIPEDIGKLKNLSILFMYYNGLSGEIPASIGLLPNLYDLRLFNNSLTGVLPSELGKHSGLRNLEVQWNRISGELPQHLCAGMNLTSVNVFDNKFTGQVPASLGDCSTLNNIQLYRNGFSGDFPSGIWSATYLTTVIIHDNSLSGTLPDELPCNLTRLEMENNRFSGKIPSLAKNLLVFKAGNNLFSGEFSATLAGMSRLQILSLGGNQISGLIPSAVSMLTSLATLDLRDNRLSGEIPAALGYLPSLTSLDLSGNQLFGTIPPAIGNLELTFLNLSSNQLSGEIPSSLQNQADELSFLANPGLCSSTNSIKNLPTCVYQSGGSNKLSRGLVVLLLLGTVFFLATVAIGFLMVMEHRRRRMDGDDLAFWNLTSFHALDFTEHDIVRGLTESNSIGSGGSGKVYRIVPGDRAGEIVAVKKIWNSRKLDSKLEKEFQAEVEILGSIRHANIVKLLCCITKGDSKLLVYEYMENGSLDQWLHKAQRRDTGSGRSNPLDWPTRLGIAIGAARGLSYMHHDCSPPIMHRDVKSSNILLNSEFGAKIADFGLARMLVKVGEPESVSTIAGSFGYMAPECGYLRKVDEKVDVFSFGVVLLELVTGRGANDGGEHGCLADWAWHRDQEGGRVIDIIDEEIQNPLLYLDEMEVVFMLGLFCTRKTPSDRPSIKEVSQVLTKCDQRRGPPNRLHREFDAPPLLQTKKDSQRESLSDADEAEGHNYLAGLL comes from the exons ATGGCGGCGAAGTCCAGCTGTCCATGCACCCCCACTCCTCACTCCATCCCCCTTCTCCTCCACGTACTTCCCTTCCTCCTCCTTTCCTCCTCTCTCCTTCCAAGATCCACGTCCCAAAGTACATCCCAGGAAGACGAGAAACGAACTCTCCTTAAGATAAAGGCCGACTGGGGAAACCCTTCCAATCTCAGCTCCTGGAATAACTCTGCCGCCAATTATTGCAACTGGCCTGGAATCCGCTGCGCCGATGGCTTCGTTACTGAGATATCCCTTGGATATCAAGGACTGGCAGAACCGATTCCTCCGGCCGTTTGTGACCTCAAAAACCTCTCTTATCTCGATCTCTCTTGCAACAATCTCACCGGACCCTTCCCCACCGCTCTCTACAAATGCTCCAATCTCATGCACTTGGACATCTCTCAGAACCACTTCGTCGGTGAACTCCCCACCGACATCGACCGACTGTCGCCCCGTCTCACCTATCTTTGCCTCTCTGTTAATAATTTCAGCGGCAACATTCCCGCCTCCATCGCCCGGTTTCCGGCCATCCAGTCACTGTGGCTGGACAGCAATCTCTTCAACGGCTCGTTTCCAGCGGAGATGGGCAACCTCCGTACTCTGGAGACCCTCACCCTCGCGTATAATCCCTTCGCCCCTGCGAGAATTCCTCAAGAATTTGGCAATCTAACGAGATTATGCTTCCTCTGGATGACAAAAATGAATCTTTTTGGTGAAATCCCCCATTCCCTGGGGACATTGACGGAGCTCGAGCATTTGGACTTGGCGTGGAATTCTCTGAATGGGACAATTCCCGGCTGGATCTGGAAATTGGAGAAGCTAGAGTACCTGTATCTATTTGCAAACAAATTCTCCGGCGAGATCAATGGGACGATCGGAGCCCTGGGCTTGGTCGAGCTTGACGTCTCCATAAACCAGCTGACAGGGTCCATACCAGAGGATATCGGAAAGCTCAAAAATCTCTCTATTCTATTTATGTACTACAATGGCTTATCTGGAGAGATCCCAGCCAGCATCGGACTGCTGCCCAACTTGTATGACCTCCGGCTCTTTAACAACAGTCTCACGGGAGTTTTGCCGTCAGAATTGGGGAAGCACTCCGGGCTGAGGAATCTTGAAGTCCAGTGGAACAGAATCTCCGGCGAGCTGCCCCAGCATCTCTGCGCCGGCATGAATCTGACCTCGGTGAACGTCTTCGACAACAAGTTCACCGGTCAGGTGCCAGCCTCTCTCGGGGATTGCTCGACGCTAAATAACATTCAGCTCTACAGGAATGGATTCTCCGGCGACTTCCCCTCTGGAATCTGGTCGGCTACTTACCTGACCACCGTCATCATCCACGACAACTCCCTTTCCGGCACTCTTCCTGACGAGCTCCCGTGCAATCTAACACGGTTAGAGATGGAAAACAATAGATTCTCCGGCAAGATTCCGTCGTTGGCGAAGAATCTGTTGGTGTTCAAGGCGGGCAACAATTTGTTCTCCGGCGAGTTCTCGGCGACACTAGCGGGCATGTCCCGGCTCCAGATCCTCTCTCTTGGTGGTAACCAGATCTCGGGCTTGATCCCGTCGGCGGTCTCGATGTTGACGTCCCTCGCCACTCTTGACCTCAGAGACAACCGGCTCTCCGGCGAGATCCCGGCAGCGCTAGGATACCTCCCGAGTCTGACATCCCTCGACCTGTCCGGCAACCAGCTCTTCGGCACGATCCCGCCGGCTATCGGCAACCTCGAGCTCACCTTCCTCAACCTCTCCTCCAACCAACTTTCTGGCGAGATTCCGAGCTCGCTTCAGAACCAAGCCGACGAGCTTAGTTTTCTAGCAAATCCCGGCCTCTGCTCGTCCACCAACTCCATCAAGAATCTCCCCACGTGTGTATACCAATCGGGCGGCTCGAATAAGCTCTCAAGGGGACTCGTCGTCCTCCTGCTCCTTGGTACGGTCTTCTTCCTCGCCACGGTCGCGATCGGTTTCCTGATGGTGATGGAACACCGCCGAAGGAGGATGGACGGTGACGATCTCGCCTTTTGGAACCTCACGTCGTTCCACGCTCTAGATTTCACGGAGCACGACATCGTCCGCGGGCTCACCGAAAGCAACTCCATCGGGAGCGGTGGATCGGGAAAGGTCTATCGGATCGTTCCCGGCGATCGTGCCGGGGAGATCGTGGCCGTTAAAAAGATTTGGAATAGCAGAAAACTCGACTCCAAGCTGGAAAAGGAGTTCCAGGCGGAAGTGGAAATCCTGGGTTCCATTCGGCATGCCAATATTGTGAAGCTTTTGTGCTGCATCACAAAAGGCGACTCCAAGTTGCTGGTGTACGAGTACATGGAGAACGGGAGCCTGGATCAGTGGCTGCACAAGGCGCAGAGAAGAGATACTGGTTCGGGCCGTTCTAATCCATTGGATTGGCCAACGAGGCTGGGGATTGCCATCGGAGCGGCACGGGGGCTCAGCTACATGCATCACGATTGCTCTCCACCGATCATGCATCGAGATGTGAAGTCCAGCAACATACTATTGAATTCAGAATTTGGTGCCAAGATTGCAGATTTTGGTCTGGCTCGGATGCTGGTTAAAGTCGGCGAGCCCGAAAGTGTCTCAACTATAGCAGGCTCTTTCGGATATATGGCTCCAG AGTGCGGATATCTGAGGAAGGTCGACGAGAAAGTGGATGTATTCAGTTTTGGAGTGGTTCTTTTGGAGCTGGTAACAGGAAGGGGAGCCAATGATGGGGGCGAGCATGGATGCCTGGCTGATTGGGCATGGCACCGCGACCAGGAGGGTGGCAGGGTGATTGATATCATAGACGAGGAGATTCAAAATCCCCTGCTTTACTTGGATGAGATGGAGGTAGTCTTCATGCTAGGGCTATTCTGCACACGAAAAACGCCTTCAGACAGGCCTTCAATTAAAGAGGTATCACAAGTCCTAACAAAGTGCGACCAAAGGCGAGGGCCTCCAAATAGACTGCACCGTGAGTTTGATGCACCTCCCCTTCTACAAACCAAA